The proteins below come from a single Piscinibacter gummiphilus genomic window:
- a CDS encoding ATP-binding protein, with protein sequence MTLQRRLLVYLMLCAPLVWVVAFAISFDRARDEVDELFDTELIRLVRQVHALLPPDGDASRVSFGELPKMPKTGDASSGAAEMNDFAIAVWDRTGRRVLDHDGNGLEHKPGRNGFVNETHGGEVWRVYYLSSASGAWHVAAGQLDHERDELVYDVTLSQLFPWIVMLPVLIGAMAWAVRRALAPMQHLAYQIGHRGADDLTPIATERQPGELLPLLDAMNGLFKRVADVLARERRFTGDAAHELRTPLAALRAQWDVVRRAAPGPSRAHAEERLASGLDRMDRLVAQLLMLARVESVRPGSAAPAKDEINWRSIVEEVVADCLPLAERRHIEIVCEWPPDDRRALPMLGSRPLLAVMLRNLLDNAVRYATGHTTVSIRFTETGLTVDNDAAAIPPEHFARLGERFHRVEGQAESGSGLGISIASRIAALHGLVVAVGPQPGGRGFCARVQFAP encoded by the coding sequence ATGACGCTGCAGCGCCGCCTGCTTGTCTACCTGATGCTGTGCGCGCCGCTCGTGTGGGTGGTCGCCTTCGCGATCTCGTTCGACCGGGCGCGCGACGAGGTCGATGAACTCTTCGACACCGAACTCATCCGCCTCGTGCGCCAGGTGCACGCGCTGCTGCCGCCCGATGGCGATGCGAGCCGGGTCTCGTTCGGCGAGCTGCCCAAGATGCCGAAGACCGGCGACGCGAGCAGCGGCGCCGCGGAGATGAACGACTTCGCCATCGCCGTGTGGGACCGCACCGGCCGCCGCGTGCTCGACCATGACGGCAACGGCCTCGAGCACAAGCCCGGGCGCAACGGCTTCGTCAATGAGACCCACGGCGGCGAGGTGTGGCGCGTGTACTACCTGAGCTCCGCCTCGGGCGCGTGGCACGTGGCCGCGGGCCAGCTCGACCATGAGCGCGACGAGCTGGTGTACGACGTCACGCTGAGCCAGCTCTTCCCCTGGATCGTGATGCTGCCGGTGCTGATCGGCGCGATGGCCTGGGCGGTGCGGCGGGCGCTCGCGCCCATGCAGCACCTGGCCTACCAGATCGGACACCGTGGCGCCGACGACCTCACGCCCATCGCCACCGAGCGCCAGCCCGGCGAGCTGCTGCCGCTGCTCGACGCGATGAACGGCCTCTTCAAGCGGGTGGCTGACGTGCTCGCGCGCGAGCGCCGCTTCACCGGCGATGCCGCGCACGAGCTGCGCACGCCGCTTGCAGCGCTGCGGGCGCAGTGGGATGTGGTGCGCCGCGCGGCGCCCGGCCCGTCTCGTGCACACGCCGAGGAGCGGCTGGCCTCGGGGCTCGACCGCATGGACCGGCTCGTGGCCCAGCTGCTGATGCTTGCGCGGGTGGAGTCGGTGCGCCCCGGCAGTGCCGCCCCCGCGAAGGACGAGATCAACTGGCGCAGCATCGTCGAAGAGGTGGTGGCCGACTGCCTGCCGCTCGCCGAGCGGCGCCACATCGAGATCGTTTGCGAGTGGCCGCCCGACGACCGGCGCGCGCTGCCGATGCTCGGCAGCAGGCCGCTGCTGGCGGTGATGCTGCGCAACCTGCTCGACAACGCGGTGCGCTACGCGACCGGACACACCACGGTCAGCATCCGCTTCACCGAAACCGGCCTCACCGTCGACAACGACGCTGCGGCGATCCCGCCCGAGCACTTCGCGCGGCTCGGCGAGCGGTTCCACCGCGTCGAGGGCCAGGCCGAGTCGGGCAGCGGCCTCGGCATCTCGATTGCGAGCCGCATCGCGGCGCTGCACGGCCTGGTCGTGGCGGTGGGCCCGCAGCCGGGCGGGCGGGGCTTCTGCGCCAGGGTGCAGTTCGCGCCCTGA
- a CDS encoding DUF2892 domain-containing protein codes for MTRNEGNIDRAVRALAGVGLIGATVAGIIGPWGWIGVVPLVTAALGWCPLYSALGINTCSLGK; via the coding sequence ATGACCCGCAACGAAGGAAACATCGACCGCGCCGTGCGTGCCCTGGCCGGTGTGGGGCTCATCGGCGCCACTGTGGCCGGCATCATCGGCCCGTGGGGCTGGATCGGCGTGGTGCCGCTCGTCACCGCGGCGCTTGGCTGGTGCCCGCTCTACAGCGCCCTGGGCATCAACACTTGCAGCCTCGGGAAGTAG